In a single window of the Paenibacillus sp. MMS20-IR301 genome:
- a CDS encoding ATPase, whose translation MLRLGEKIVIVADVFEQSLPIGDYGYLIAYDRNPDNAFDYVIRVPEANRNFYVTAEDIEAEEQLLVAEAERATHEALIDYALSTYNEKLFHHLMNGEEAESEEQETAPKESLSQAEFIKQVNLRAWI comes from the coding sequence ATGCTGCGTTTAGGAGAGAAGATTGTCATTGTAGCGGACGTTTTTGAGCAGAGTCTTCCTATCGGAGACTACGGCTACCTGATTGCTTACGACCGCAATCCTGATAACGCGTTTGATTATGTCATTCGTGTACCCGAGGCCAACCGGAATTTCTATGTGACAGCCGAGGATATCGAGGCCGAAGAACAATTGCTGGTAGCTGAAGCTGAAAGGGCGACGCACGAGGCTCTGATAGATTATGCACTTTCGACATACAACGAGAAGCTGTTTCATCATTTGATGAACGGCGAGGAAGCTGAGTCGGAAGAGCAGGAAACTGCACCCAAAGAGAGTTTGTCCCAGGCGGAATTCATCAAGCAGGTGAATCTTCGCGCTTGGATTTAA